One stretch of Daphnia pulicaria isolate SC F1-1A chromosome 8, SC_F0-13Bv2, whole genome shotgun sequence DNA includes these proteins:
- the LOC124311215 gene encoding uncharacterized protein LOC124311215 encodes MKCGSAVQRYLASHEVGCCSLLAGTSFIVFMTLLPLIIDPSVLTFVLDLEPAACLTVHSAALNGTSNCTWTSCQQGCTVDIYKCWHVNVSYLLADPALAAERLLPDPFVSFSSSSSSSASLEPYPLMAIQQPARLYPNVVGCGYPPDVDCDQFFRDYSRTDAFERTFPCYVSMTDPSVAVVHVDRFQAACHLAIGFAPLLLCLVLSVYVSLRLRCQRRSQLTARAAGLISAAALAEEQARRIIESKRRLESRKQSWLNSFRQDRVTSSTSVAYSPTSSSPSSASSTRGFEAAAAAAQFPAISDEYGAVAGPSPDPAIVVSVRRKQGLQLQLHRSDFQQHGQPPLRRKATVDDGGTSSSAGQSPSSSSAIPQASGELSGPVIACISSALLPHSVQPHHYAALPLDSPEET; translated from the coding sequence ATGAAGTGCGGATCAGCTGTTCAGCGCTACCTGGCCTCGCACGAGGTGGGCTGCTGCAGTTTGCTGGCCGGCACCAGTTTCATCGTCTTCATGACGCTCCTGCCGCTCATCATCGACCCCAGCGTCTTGACTTTTGTGCTGGACCTGGAGCCGGCCGCGTGCCTTACCGTCCACAGCGCCGCCCTCAACGGGACGTCCAACTGCACGTGGACGTCGTGCCAGCAGGGCTGCACCGTCGACATCTACAAGTGCTGGCACGTCAACGTCTCCTACCTACTGGCCGATCCGGCGCTGGCCGCCGAGCGGCTCCTGCCCGATCCTTtcgtctccttctcctcctcctcctcgtcctCAGCATCGCTAGAGCCTTACCCGTTGATGGCCATCCAGCAGCCGGCCCGCCTTTATCCCAACGTGGTTGGCTGCGGCTATCCGCCGGATGTCGACTGCGACCAGTTTTTCCGCGACTATTCGCGGACGGACGCGTTCGAGCGCACATTCCCCTGCTACGTCTCGATGACCGATCCCAGCGTGGCCGTCGTCCACGTCGATCGCTTCCAGGCCGCCTGTCACCTGGCCATCGGCTTCGCTCCGCTCCTCCTCTGCCTCGTCCTCAGCGTCTACGTGTCCCTGAGGCTACGCTGCCAGCGGCGCAGTCAATTGACGGCCAGGGCCGCCGGACTCATTTCGGCCGCCGCCTTAGCCGAGGAGCAGGCCCGTCGCATCATCGAGTCCAAGCGCCGGCTGGAAAGCCGCAAGCAATCGTGGCTCAATTCTTTCCGCCAGGATCGCGTCACTTCCTCGACGTCTGTGGCCTATTCGCCCACCTCCAGCTCGCCCAGCTCCGCCTCGTCCACTCGCGGATTCGaggcggccgccgccgccgctcagTTTCCGGCAATCAGCGACGAGTACGGGGCCGTCGCCGGACCGTCGCCCGATCCTGCCATCGTCGTCTCCGTCAGGAGGAAACAGGGTCTGCAGCTGCAGTTGCATCGCTCCGATTTCCAGCAGCACGGCCAGCCACCGCTGAGGCGGAAAGCGACCGTCGATGATGGCGGAACGAGTAGTAGTGCCGGCCAGTcaccgtcgtcgtcatcgGCGATACCGCAGGCATCCGGCGAGCTGTCGGGGCCTGTTATTGCCTGTATTAGCTCCGCCCTGCTGCCACATTCGGTCCAGCCTCATCACTACGCCGCGTTGCCCCTTGATAGTCCAGAAGAGACGTGA